The genomic DNA ATGTATTGTCCGGCCGCGACGGCTATGAAGTGACGCAGGGTTCGGTGATGTTCGAAGGTCGCGATCTGTTGGCGCTCGATCCGGAAGACCGTGCGGCCGCGGGTGTGTTTCTCGCGTTCCAGTACCCGGTAGAAATTCCCGGCGTCAACAATACCTATTTCCTGCGCGCGGCCCTGAACGCACAGCGCAAGCAGCGTGGCGAGCAGGAGCTCGACTCCATGCAGTTCCTTAAGCTGGTGCGCGAGAAACTGAAAGTGATGCAGATTTCCGGCGAGCTGCTGCATCGCGCCGTGAATGAAGGCTTCTCCGGCGGCGAGAAAAAGCGCAACGAGATTTTCCAGATGGCCGTGCTCGAGCCGAAGCTGGCGATTCTGGACGAAACCGACTCGGGCCTGGATATCGACGCGCTCAAGCAGGTGTCGCAAGGCGTCAACGCGCTGCGTTCGCCCGACCGTGCCTTCCTGATGATTACCCATTACCAGCGTCTGCTCGATTACGTGCAGCCGGATTTCGTGCATGTGCTGGCCGATGGCCGCATTATCGAAAGCGGCGACAAGTCGCTGGCACTGAAGCTGGAAGAACACGGTTACGCCTGGATTGCCGAGCGTGAGCCAGCCGGAGCGCAGGCATGAGTCAGCAGCCGGCCCGCCCGCCGTTGCTGGAGTCGCTGCTCGATGCGCCGCTGCCGCAAGGCGCGGCATGGCTCGATGCCATCCGGCGCGAAAATCTCGACGCCTTGAGTGCCACCGGACTGCCCGATAGCCGTAACGAAGCCTGGAAATACACGGCACTGCGCGCGCTGGGGCAGCGCCGCTTTGTACAGGGCGATGCGCAGGCCTCGACACGTGATATCGATGTTGCGGCGCTCTCGCTGCCGGGTGTTGCCGGACCGCGCCTGGTCTTCGTCAATGGCGTGTTTCGCGAAGACCTGTCGCAACTCGATAACCTGCCCGATGGCCTGGAAGTATTGCCGCTGTCGCGCGCGTTGGCGCAGGACGACGAGCCGTTGCGTTTTGCACTCGGTCATCGCTATCGCGAGGCGGCTGATGCCTTTGCGCAGCTCAACGCGGCGTACGCGCAGGAAGGCGTGGTGCTGCGTGTCGCTGCCGGTGCCGTTATCGAACAGCCTGTCCATTTCAGTTTCATAGGTGCTTTCGCCGAACAAGCGGCCTGGCATCTACGCCATGTCATTGCGTTAGGTGACGGTGCCGAGCTCAGCCTTGTCGAGCACCACCTGGGCTTCGGTGACGCACAGCAACTGGCTACCTCGGTCGCCGATATCGTGTTGGGCGAACGGGCCAGGCTCGATATGACGCTGTTGCAGCAGGCAGCCACCGATGCCTCCCTGATCCGCCGTACCAGTGTGCAACTGGGCGTGGCCGCTCATGCGACGCTTAATGTCGTGGAGTTGGGCGGCGCCTTGGTGCGCCATGATCTGCATGCGACCATCAAGGGCGATAACGCGCGTCTGGATACGCGTGGCGTGTTCGCCTTGCGTGGCCGGCAACACGTGGATACGCAGCTGTCGATCCGACACGATGCCTTGAACTCGGCATCGGAATCGATCTGGCGTGGCGTCGCCGACGAGCGTTCGCGCGGAGTGTTCCGTGGCGCGATCCTGGTCGCCGAGGGTGCCGACGGTAGCGATGCCAGCCTGAGCAACAAGAATCTCCTGCTGTCTTCGCAAGCCGAAATCGATACCAAGCCGGAGCTGGAAATCTACGCCGACGAGGTCAAGGCCGCGCACGGCGCCACAGTCGGCCAGCTCGACGAGCGTTCGCTGTTTTACCTGCGTTCGCGCGGTATTCCCTTGGCCGAGGCGCGCAGCCTGCTGACGGCGGCCTTTTGCCGCGCGGTGTTCGCATCGATGCCGAACGAAACCCTGCGCGATCATATTTCACAGCTGCTGCTCCTGCAGTTGCCAGTCGATCAGGTCGCCTGAGCGGCCAGCGAGTCCCTTCATGAATGCTCAAGCCCAGCTAGCCACCGCTTTCGACGTCGAACGTATTCGCGCGGACTTTCCGCTGCTCAAGCGCACCGTGCACGGCAAGCCGTTGGTGTATTTCGACAATGCCAATACCAGCCAGAAGCCGGTGTCGGTGATCGAGGCGGTGGACCGGCACTATCGCGAGCACAATGCCAACGTGGCGCGCGCCGTGCATCAGCTTGGCGAAGAGGCAACGGCAGCGTATGAGAGCGCTCGCGATGGTCTGGCGCGTTTTATCAACGCCGGCTCACGCAACGATATCGTGCTGACCTCCGGTACGACGCAGTCGATCAATCTGGTGGCCTATAGTTTCGCGTTGCCGCGGCTGAAGCCAGGCGATGTGATCCTCACCACCGTCATGGAGCATCACGCCAATATCGTGCCTTGGCAGCTGGTCGCCGCGCGCAGCGGGGCCACCGTCAAGGCGGCGCCGATCGACCAGCATGGCGAGCTGATCCTCGAAGAATTCATCAAGCTGCTGACGCCGGACGTAAAACTGGCCTGCGTTGCGCACGTGTCCAATGTGCTCGGTACGGTCAACCCGGTGCGCGAGATCGCGCGCGAGTGCAAAAAGCGCGGTATTCCGCTGCTGGTCGACGGCTCGCAGGCCGTGCCGCATCGCCCGGTGGACGTGCAGGCGCTCGGCTGCGATTTCTATGCGATTACCGGGCACAAGATGCTTGGGCCTACCGGCACGGGCGCACTGTGGGCCAAGCGCGAACACCTGCAGGCGATGCCGCCATTTTTTGGCGGTGGCGAGATGATTCGCGAGGTGAGTTTCAGCGGCACCACGTTTGCCGAGCCTCCGCAC from Dyella sp. GSA-30 includes the following:
- the sufC gene encoding Fe-S cluster assembly ATPase SufC; this translates as MLKIENLHARVEGKDILKGLSLTVNPGEVHAIMGPNGAGKSTLGNVLSGRDGYEVTQGSVMFEGRDLLALDPEDRAAAGVFLAFQYPVEIPGVNNTYFLRAALNAQRKQRGEQELDSMQFLKLVREKLKVMQISGELLHRAVNEGFSGGEKKRNEIFQMAVLEPKLAILDETDSGLDIDALKQVSQGVNALRSPDRAFLMITHYQRLLDYVQPDFVHVLADGRIIESGDKSLALKLEEHGYAWIAEREPAGAQA
- the sufD gene encoding Fe-S cluster assembly protein SufD; translated protein: MSQQPARPPLLESLLDAPLPQGAAWLDAIRRENLDALSATGLPDSRNEAWKYTALRALGQRRFVQGDAQASTRDIDVAALSLPGVAGPRLVFVNGVFREDLSQLDNLPDGLEVLPLSRALAQDDEPLRFALGHRYREAADAFAQLNAAYAQEGVVLRVAAGAVIEQPVHFSFIGAFAEQAAWHLRHVIALGDGAELSLVEHHLGFGDAQQLATSVADIVLGERARLDMTLLQQAATDASLIRRTSVQLGVAAHATLNVVELGGALVRHDLHATIKGDNARLDTRGVFALRGRQHVDTQLSIRHDALNSASESIWRGVADERSRGVFRGAILVAEGADGSDASLSNKNLLLSSQAEIDTKPELEIYADEVKAAHGATVGQLDERSLFYLRSRGIPLAEARSLLTAAFCRAVFASMPNETLRDHISQLLLLQLPVDQVA
- a CDS encoding cysteine desulfurase, which codes for MNAQAQLATAFDVERIRADFPLLKRTVHGKPLVYFDNANTSQKPVSVIEAVDRHYREHNANVARAVHQLGEEATAAYESARDGLARFINAGSRNDIVLTSGTTQSINLVAYSFALPRLKPGDVILTTVMEHHANIVPWQLVAARSGATVKAAPIDQHGELILEEFIKLLTPDVKLACVAHVSNVLGTVNPVREIARECKKRGIPLLVDGSQAVPHRPVDVQALGCDFYAITGHKMLGPTGTGALWAKREHLQAMPPFFGGGEMIREVSFSGTTFAEPPHKFEAGTPNIAGFAGLSAAMDYYQSIGFDAIRAWEDRLLSYATERLRDIPGLRIIGEAKDKEPVISFLIDGAQATDLATLLDLEGVAVRSGHHCAHPLMQFYGVPATLRASLAFYNTREEIDAFITALLKVRKLLL